Part of the Ignavibacterium album JCM 16511 genome, TTTACCAGTGAGAGTTTCTGAAATAGACTGTACAATTTTATTCCTGGTCTTCGAAAGTCCGTTTTTTATTTTATCTAAACTGAAATTTTTGAAGAAACTCATACCGATTTTTTCCTTTTAAGATATTCATTTGCTCTGATCACATAAGCAATAAATGACAATACAATCATTATTAAACTAAAGTAGTAAAAGATATTAAATACCAAACTATCCTTTTCTATTTGCAATAATGTTAGTAAAACTACTATGCCAATAATAAGAACAGTTGCTTTCCCTAAGATATTTGAAGGTAAGACTTTGCCAATTTTACTTGTAACAAAAATACCACCTAAAAAGATTAAAAGATCTCTAATAACTATCAATGACAGATAGTAAAAAGGAAGTTCACCCAACATAGTCAATCTTATTACAACAACAGCCATCGCAATTTTATCAGCTAAAGGGTCAATTATTTTACCAGCTTCAGTGACTTGATTAAGTTTCCTTGCCAGAAAACCATCAAGAATATCTGTTATAGCAGCAAAAACACAAAGTGCAAATATCCAATATTTAATAAATACTTCAGAATTATAATAATCAAACAAAATCCATATTGGAATTGCCAATAGCAATCTCAACAATGAAAGCAGGTTTGAAACTGTCAAAAATTCTCTACTGTTAATTTTCATCTTATTACTGCAAATTTACCAAAGATTTCCTGAGTTTCATTCCGACTATCATCAAGACTAACAATCCGATAGATATATATTCCGCTTGGTATCTTCTCCCCTTTCTCATCCGTTAAATCATATTCAACGCCACCATTATCCGTGTTCTCGATAATTTCTTTTATTTGTTTACCACTTAGAGTTAAAATATTAATTTTGACTCTGGAAGTAAGATTAGCAAAAGTTATTCGGGATGTTCCTTCACCAATTCTTGCCGGATTTGGATAAACAAAAACATCGGACAGATTAGCTGATGTTCCAGTAAGCACAATATAACTTCCAGCACCCGATTTAATTGGAATATTTCCTGAGGAGGGTGATGATTTCAAATTCCTGATCCGGAGTACATATTCTTTTCCAACTGATCCAATTGGTTTTCCTCCGCTTAAATCAAGCGTAACAATGTTATTATTTATGTTTACTGAGCTGATGGTATTCGAAGGTGAAAATGAATAATTATTTTTATCTGATGCCGTTGCTTCATCAACCGGAAAATTAAAAGTGATGTTAACTCTATAAGGATTCAGAATTTCAGAACCAGTAATAAAGAATTCTTTTCGCTCAGGTAAAATCATCACAGTGAATTCGACAGTATCCTGATCAATAGGTGAATTGTAAAAATCTCTTAAATTTTTTACTAAAAGTGAATTTAATCCTGATGGTAATTGCGAATCAAAAGAAATCAAATAAGAAAATTGATCAGCAGGTGAAACAGAATTTGGATATCCAAAATTTATCACTTCAAATGATTGAAGATTTTCAATTGTCGTTTTTATTTTTTCATTAAATCGAACAATTATATTCTTTGATGTTGTTACTGTAACATCAGATATCTTTGCTGGATTATGCACATAAACTTTGATAACTTTTGAAAGCCCGGAGTATGCTTCCGGGTATTGACTGTTATAAGCTTGCACCGCGTAAAAATAATCAGTTCTGTTTGAAACATTATTATCATTGTAGGTGTTAGTAAAAACAGAATCGATTGGCGCCAAATTGTCAAAAGAAGTTCCTTTGTAAATAATAAACTTCTCTCCATCGCTAATCCAATTAAGTTTTACATTAGTGCTATCAACACTAAAGCCATCAAGAGCAAATGGTGTTGGAGTTTTAAAACCGGAAGCAAATTCATAAAAATCTATTCCATTCGAGTTAGGAAATGCAATTTCAGGAATATAATTACTATTAAAATCGCTTACGAGAATTGAGTTTGAATTAATATTTTCAAAATATGAAATCAATTTTGTTCCAGACGGAAAATATTTAAAGATATAAGCATAAGGAAATGTAAAGAGAATAAGCTCTTTCCCACCATCATTATCAATATCTATAAATCTTAAAGAATTTTCTGCTCTTCTGAAAGAATTATTAAACTCAACAGCAGCATCTATGAATGGGAAATCATAGATAACTGATAAGTGATTTTCTGCGAGACTGAATATTATCAATCTATAATATGGTGCAATATCAATTGGTTCTATTGAATGTAATAATACAGCAATATCTGTTATACCATCATAATTATAATCTCCGGCAGCCAGGTAAGCATTTGAGCCGATGAATTCTGTTGGAATAGTAATATCTGGTGTGAAAGTATTATCCCCTGTTATTCTAAAACTAAAAATATCTCCATCGGCATCTACAAACCAAAGTTCGAAAATTCCATCTCCGTTTGAATCGCAAATAATTGCATTTGGAAAATCGATTATGTTTCCACCAAATTTCTTCTGAGTAAAATTTTTAATAGAAGTTTTTTCAGCAACATTTAGATTTTGTTCTACTTCCCAGACACTTATTGTAGAGTCATTCTTAACAGCTAAAACTTCAGTGATTCCGTCATTGTCGATATCTCTCGCAAGTATTGGCCAGAAATCTCCTCCTGTTTTACTGAATTTTGTAAGAAATGTTGAACTATTTAAGTTACTTTGCTCCATTATAAAACCATCACGAACAAAAAAAGTAAGTAAGTCAGTCAAGCCATTTCTATTAAAATCACCATGGTCTTTTACAAAACGATCGCTAATTGAATCTTTAACAATAAAGTTTCCATTTGAAAAAGAATAAATAGTTGAGTTTCTTGGGCTTGAAAATGTTCGTAAAATAACTTCTGTGTCAAAACTGTTAGTTAAGCTTATAGGATTTTGATAAGGACTTCCTAAAGGCAATGAAAAAGGCATTTGGATAGCATCAACCAGGTTCACTTCGTTGACTGTAGAAATAATAAAATCGTTTCCATTATTCTTAATTGTTGTTTTTAGTCCAACAAGATTCTCTGCCTCAATAAAAGTATAATAAATTGAATTCTGGTCAACAAGCTCTTTAGGAATAAATCCATAATGCAATTGTTTAACAAATTGATTATTGGTTGTAAAGCCATCGAGTGTTATAAATTTATATTCTGCTTCACCAGCTTTTTTATAATATAATCTAACCAGCGATGGCTCATCGGTGTAAACCGCTGATAAAATAGTCAATTTGTCCCCATAATACATCGGACCAACGGAAATTAATTCTGTTTGAGGTGGTGTTCTGTCTAAGTGAAAATTTACTCTCTCTTCAAGAGTTCTTCCATTTGATTGATTAAGTATAATTCTAAGCGTGTAAGAAGTATCCGAAAGATTCGAAGTATTAAGTTCATATACTTTCTTTTGATTAAATTGATTTAATCCTTCGTTAATC contains:
- a CDS encoding CDP-alcohol phosphatidyltransferase family protein; protein product: MKINSREFLTVSNLLSLLRLLLAIPIWILFDYYNSEVFIKYWIFALCVFAAITDILDGFLARKLNQVTEAGKIIDPLADKIAMAVVVIRLTMLGELPFYYLSLIVIRDLLIFLGGIFVTSKIGKVLPSNILGKATVLIIGIVVLLTLLQIEKDSLVFNIFYYFSLIMIVLSFIAYVIRANEYLKRKKSV
- a CDS encoding S8 family serine peptidase, whose protein sequence is MKFKFALVILLFLQLTSFSQTTFFIKYKSSVPLYEIGSKIAEKKISTVLENRPIALPDFQMEYLAKGIARDDETLGRIITLKFTEKLDANYLAPLVLNDPDIEYIEESRTYKIDSVPNDSLVSQQWALEKIKAFDAWNITQGVDSVLLAIIDTGIDYNHPDLMNKIYLNAGETGFDSFGNDKRFNGIDDDGNGFIDDFHGWDFTDRVGFPFDSTGGDYLNWDNDPFDDQGHGTFIAGIAAAETNNFIGIAGTAPNIKLLNLRAFDPGGYGEEDDVAAAILYAIKMNAKVINMSFGDNSFSLVLRDVIQYAYSQNLVLIASAGNSGSNLPHYPSGYSEVISVGNSTPDDFVAGSSNWGSTIDLVAPGTGILTTSKNSGYASINGTSASAPFVSATAALILSLQNFSNEEIKQILKSTTDDIGESGWDLRSGAGRLNTEKALRVLAPSIVKFHNPKMDYATSGNSVEIIATVLSAYFQSYKLDIGVGLNPTSWQSLINEGLNQFNQKKVYELNTSNLSDTSYTLRIILNQSNGRTLEERVNFHLDRTPPQTELISVGPMYYGDKLTILSAVYTDEPSLVRLYYKKAGEAEYKFITLDGFTTNNQFVKQLHYGFIPKELVDQNSIYYTFIEAENLVGLKTTIKNNGNDFIISTVNEVNLVDAIQMPFSLPLGSPYQNPISLTNSFDTEVILRTFSSPRNSTIYSFSNGNFIVKDSISDRFVKDHGDFNRNGLTDLLTFFVRDGFIMEQSNLNSSTFLTKFSKTGGDFWPILARDIDNDGITEVLAVKNDSTISVWEVEQNLNVAEKTSIKNFTQKKFGGNIIDFPNAIICDSNGDGIFELWFVDADGDIFSFRITGDNTFTPDITIPTEFIGSNAYLAAGDYNYDGITDIAVLLHSIEPIDIAPYYRLIIFSLAENHLSVIYDFPFIDAAVEFNNSFRRAENSLRFIDIDNDGGKELILFTFPYAYIFKYFPSGTKLISYFENINSNSILVSDFNSNYIPEIAFPNSNGIDFYEFASGFKTPTPFALDGFSVDSTNVKLNWISDGEKFIIYKGTSFDNLAPIDSVFTNTYNDNNVSNRTDYFYAVQAYNSQYPEAYSGLSKVIKVYVHNPAKISDVTVTTSKNIIVRFNEKIKTTIENLQSFEVINFGYPNSVSPADQFSYLISFDSQLPSGLNSLLVKNLRDFYNSPIDQDTVEFTVMILPERKEFFITGSEILNPYRVNITFNFPVDEATASDKNNYSFSPSNTISSVNINNNIVTLDLSGGKPIGSVGKEYVLRIRNLKSSPSSGNIPIKSGAGSYIVLTGTSANLSDVFVYPNPARIGEGTSRITFANLTSRVKINILTLSGKQIKEIIENTDNGGVEYDLTDEKGEKIPSGIYIYRIVSLDDSRNETQEIFGKFAVIR